From Cygnus olor isolate bCygOlo1 chromosome 7, bCygOlo1.pri.v2, whole genome shotgun sequence, a single genomic window includes:
- the IPMK gene encoding inositol polyphosphate multikinase isoform X2: MMYAFPPHPACRKLSYLRNFLQHGQLPTVYDSDCCDSILLELREYLPKYFGVWSPPTAPNDMYLKLEDVTRKFNKPCIMDVKIGQKSYDPYASAEKIQQQVSKYPLMEEIGFLVLGMRVYHVSSDSYETQNQHYGRGLTKETVKDGIAKFFHNGYCLRKDAIAVSIQKIEKILAWFEGQKQLNFYASSLLFVYEGSCQATTVRLSDVTLAEKRGVPKGLLSGGDILEYNNNIHVINSTENGKIEASVSKGLSKFYALHKKAYSKRHHSQLSLKVENLEQDNVWKSSTCITQEHLNGNVIPQLEKVFCHMPAEIKESVNVEVRMIDFAHVFPSNTKDEGYIYGLKNLITVLQNILDN; the protein is encoded by the exons gtttatGACTCTGACTGTTGCGACAGCATTCTTCTGGAGCTGCGGGAGTATCTGCCAAAATACTTCGGTGTCTGGTCACCACCTACTGCACCAAATG ATATGTATCTAAAACTGGAAGATGTGACCCGTAAGTTTAATAAGCCTTGCATAATGGACGTAAAAATAGGGCAGAAAAGTTACGATCCGTATGCTTCAGCTGAGAAGATACAGCAGCAGGTCAGCAAGTACCCGCTGATGGAAGAGATTGGCTTTTTGGTACTTGGCATGAGG GTTTACCATGTCTCTTCTGACAGCTACGAGACGCAAAACCAGCACTACGGAAGGGGCTTGACGAAGGAAACAGTAAAGGATG GCATCGCCAAGTTTTTCCACAACGGGTACTGCCTGAGAAAAGACGCGATTGCTGTTAGCATTCAGAAGATTGAAAAAATTTTGGCGTGGTTTGAGGGCCAGAAGCAACTCAACTTTTATGCAAGCTCGTTACTGTTTGTTTATGAAGGTTCGTGTCAGGCAACAACCGTGCGATTGAGCGATGTCACCTTGGCAGAGAAGAGGGGAGTGCCCAAAGGACTGTTATCAGGTGGAGACATACTGGAGTATAATAACAACATTCATGTAATAAATTCTacagagaatggaaaaattGAGGCCTCCGTAAGTAAAGGCTTGTCCAAATTTTATGCACTTCACAAAAAGGCATACTCTAAGAGGCACCACAGTCAGCTCTCGCTAAAAGTTGAAAACTTGGAGCAAGACAACGTGTGGAAAAGCAGCACTTGCATCACACAGGAGCATCTGAATGGAAATGTTATACCCCAACTGGAAAAAGTTTTCTGTCACATGCCAGCAGAGATCAAGGAAAGCGTAAACGTAGAAGTGCGAATGATAGATTTTGCTCACGTGTTTCCTAGCAACACAAAGGATGAGGGATACATTTATGGTCTGAAAAATTTAATCACagtacttcaaaatattttggataaCTAG